A genome region from Cervus canadensis isolate Bull #8, Minnesota chromosome 10, ASM1932006v1, whole genome shotgun sequence includes the following:
- the LOC122447888 gene encoding ankyrin repeat domain-containing protein 16-like: protein MRGAVRDWARGLRGACPRYPPAHVTRHSRWDILAYLVDTWDLDIEAVNQDYKRALSARGCLHGTSGLRAVPAGPGGRRKQPDQAHLSMTAGKKLTHSLQRLM from the exons ATGAGAGGAGCTGTACGCGACTGGGCGCGCGGGCTTCGCGGGGCCTGCCCGAGATACCCTCCTGCACACGTTACGCGCCACAGCCGCTGGGACATCTTGGCCTATCTGGTTGACACCTGGGACCTGGACATCGAGGCCGTCAACCAGGACTACAAGCGGGCTCTCTCTGCACGAGGCTGCCTCCATGGGACATCCGGACTGCGTGCTGTACCTGCTGGCCCGGGGGGCCGCCG GAAACAACCTGACCAAGCCCACCTGTCAATGACTGCaggaaagaaattaacacattccctTCAGAGGCTGATGTGA